Sequence from the Methanobrevibacter sp. genome:
ATTACTTAAATTATTTATTTATTGTTTTTGATATATTTAGGTTATGTATTATTTTTCTTTTTGCTTTTAAGTTTTTTTTAATTTTTTTAAAATTGATTTTTATGATTTTCTTAATAAGGATTTTTATTTTTTTGAATTATTTTTTATATTTTTCAATATTCGCTACAATAAGTTTATATTATTTAAAAGCAAATATTATATTTGTTTATGGTTTTAATAAACAAAAATATTTATTAAATTAATTTATTGATTATTTGGGCTCAAATTAATTGATATTGTATTTATTTATTTTATTTAGTTTAGGGAAGCAATATAATGAGTGAATTAAAGATTATTTCATGGAATGCAAATGGTATTAGAACTCGTATAAAAAACAAGGACATCAATCCTATTCTAGAAAAAGAAGCAGATATCCTTTTATTCCAGGAAACAAAAACAGATTATGAAAAGATGGACAAGAAATTCTTGGACAAAAGCGGATATGAATATTATTTCCTAAAAGGTGAAAGTGCCAGAACAGGAGGACTTGCCACTTTAACAAAGGAAAAACCAAATATTGTCAAAAGATTCTTTAAGGATTCCAATGATGCATTAGGCAGAGCTTCTGTTTTAGATTATAATGATTTTACTTTAATTCATGTTTATGCTCCTCAAGGAACTGGGAACAAGGCTAAATTAAAAGAAAAATTAGATTACTTTAATAACTTATTATACTTGGCTCAAAAAAACAGTGCTAAGGATATGATCATTGCTGGTGACTTTAACATTGCCCATAAGGAAGAGGACATTGCTGACTTGAATACAAAAGTCACATTCACTGATGATGAAAGGGAAATCCTAGACAAGCTTGAATCCTTTGGATTTGTTGATGCTTTCAGATCAGAAAATAAGGAAGAGAAGCAGTTCACTTCATGGAAGAATCAGGAAGCCCGTGACAATAACGAAGGTGCACGTTTGGACTATTTCTTCATCTCAAAGTCATTGATGGATAAGGTTAAATCATGCACTATCTTAAATGAAATTGACAGTTCTAAACATGCTCCAATTGAGCTAATCTTAGATCTTTAATTTCAAATCTTATTTTAAACCAATCTTTTCAGTTTATTTTTCAAATCTATTTTTTTATTTTTCTTTTTTATAAATTCTAATTAATTTTATTTTCTCTTTTTATTAATAATTAAAATTTGTAAGTTTATTTCAATTTATACTAACTTTTATTAATTAGAATATACATAGATAAATACATATAATAGATTACTATATGAATTTATATAAAATATAATAACATAATTAATGTGAAATCATGAAAGCTGCTGTTATCGGTTTGGGAGTGGAAGGCAAGAAAGCCTTGAATTCCTTATTGAAACACAATTGGGAAGTTTATGGTACAGACTTGAATGTTAATATAAGTCTGGATAATTTGCCAATATCCCTTGCAGGGGTAGACATTTCCCCTCAAAAGGATAAGATCAGCTTTACTAAAGAAAATTTATCCATTGATTTGGGCTTTAATGACCAGGAAAGAATAGAATCCTCTGATGCTGTTGTCTTAAGCCCTAGCATTTGGGGAAGCAGAATAGCTGAACATTACAGGAACTCCCATAAATTGCTTTGTGACATCATAACAAAGCACAGAGACATCTTCACCATTGGCGTTACAGGAACCAATGGAAAGACCACTACCGTTAGCATGATAAAGGAAATCCTGGAAAATGCAGGTAAAAAGGTATTGGTCGGAGGCAATGCCGGCGGCGGATTTGAAGGTTACTACGACCTCATTTTGGAAGCGGAGAATGGAGATTATGATGTCCTTCTGGTTGAAGTATGTGACATGACAGTCGGTTTCTGCAGCTATTGCTTTGACTTTGACCTGATTGCACTTACCAATATGGGCAACGATCACATGGATGTCCATGGATCAATGGATGGATATAAGAACTCCTTAAAGGAATTCTTTAAGGGTAAAACAATATTTATCAATGAAAATCAGGAATATAAGGAGGAATTTGAGGAAGTTGCCAAATCAGCCATAGAATATGGTGAAACAGAATATGATTTGGAACTGTTTGGAAAGTTCAATAAGCTGAATGCTGGACTTAGTGAAGCCATAGCGAATCACATTGATGGAAATCATTTCAAAATTGATAAAAGCATAATAAAGGATAGCTTGGAAAACTTCAAACCTGTTAAAGGCCGTTTGGAAGTACTGAAACTGAACGATTGTGAAATCTATATTGGAAAATCCGATAATTCTGACGCAATCAAGCCGATATTGGAAGAGGTAGATTTCACAGCAGTCTTTGTAGGAACTCCAAGGCATAATGAAAATCATAGATTGGATATATTGAATGAAGTGGTCAAGGCCAATCCGGAAGCAATAATACTGTTTCCAGGTTTAGAGGACACATTGGACCAAGCTAAATACAGATTGAATTCTCTGGATTATAAGGGCAGAGTGGAAATAGCCAACAATCTTGATGAAATCATCGCTTTCGTTGCAGAGTTTTCACATGAAAAGGCTATCTTGATTGGAGGAAACGGTCAGGAAAACATCATTAAGATACAGGATAGGCTGAAGCAAATCTGTGATTCCTGCAATTCAAAGGAAAAGAAGTTATTGTTTGAATAATTTGATCATTAGAGGTATGATTCATAAAAATTAATTTAAATTTAAATAATCATCAAGGCATGATATCGATAAGACAAAAATCATCATATATTTATTAAGTTTTAAGATTTAAATAAAGGAAGTGTAAGTATTAGCTCAAAAAGTTTAACACAAAGAAATTCATTTAAGATATTTGTTGCATTGCTTGCAATAATTATTGTTCTAATACCACTCTCCATGGCAACTACAACTACTCATCATCAGGATATGAGTGAAATCGCAAAGTATGATAATGGTAGTACCGTTTTTGCAGGAGATAATGTAATAGACAAAAATAAGATTAATAAGTATCCAATTGTTTCCAATTTAGGATCTCTCGTTACTCAGATAGCAAATGGAGATATTGCAGATGCCTTTTTCTCAGTTGCTACAGGGGCAGTTCCAACCCCTTCATCTGAATTGCTTTATGGAAATGTAAGTACAGATGGTGTGGTTGACGAGTTTGAAGGTCCGGGATATGTAGTCGTAGATAATGATAAGATTACTGTAAATCCTCCTGGAGACTTTGTATGGGGATATAACAGCCCTTACATACAAGCAAAAATTGTTCCAAGCGGAATAGACATAATAAACAATAAGACCAATCAGACCATTGGCCATCTAGACCCTAAAACCATGACTAATGACACAATACCTGGTGATAGGGTTAATGTTGAAACCTTGAAATATTGGTATAATCATTACAATCAAGGTTCAAAATACAATTTGGATTTCTGCATTAACGGCATTAATGATAACAGGTCCTACATTACTCCAGATATGTTAAGGGAAAAGTTCCCAGAAGCTTATGAATACTCTGTCAAATATCCTGGAGGTTCACCAGTAGTGGTTTATGGCCAAAACTATACAGAAACAAAGGTAGCAAGCACTTATACCTATCTTGATTCTCACCCACAATACAACGATAGGAACAGGGAATTCAATGCAAAGCAATTCGTTAAGGCTTGGAATGGTACCATTATCCCACCAAATGCATAT
This genomic interval carries:
- a CDS encoding exodeoxyribonuclease III — translated: MSELKIISWNANGIRTRIKNKDINPILEKEADILLFQETKTDYEKMDKKFLDKSGYEYYFLKGESARTGGLATLTKEKPNIVKRFFKDSNDALGRASVLDYNDFTLIHVYAPQGTGNKAKLKEKLDYFNNLLYLAQKNSAKDMIIAGDFNIAHKEEDIADLNTKVTFTDDEREILDKLESFGFVDAFRSENKEEKQFTSWKNQEARDNNEGARLDYFFISKSLMDKVKSCTILNEIDSSKHAPIELILDL
- a CDS encoding Mur ligase family protein encodes the protein MKAAVIGLGVEGKKALNSLLKHNWEVYGTDLNVNISLDNLPISLAGVDISPQKDKISFTKENLSIDLGFNDQERIESSDAVVLSPSIWGSRIAEHYRNSHKLLCDIITKHRDIFTIGVTGTNGKTTTVSMIKEILENAGKKVLVGGNAGGGFEGYYDLILEAENGDYDVLLVEVCDMTVGFCSYCFDFDLIALTNMGNDHMDVHGSMDGYKNSLKEFFKGKTIFINENQEYKEEFEEVAKSAIEYGETEYDLELFGKFNKLNAGLSEAIANHIDGNHFKIDKSIIKDSLENFKPVKGRLEVLKLNDCEIYIGKSDNSDAIKPILEEVDFTAVFVGTPRHNENHRLDILNEVVKANPEAIILFPGLEDTLDQAKYRLNSLDYKGRVEIANNLDEIIAFVAEFSHEKAILIGGNGQENIIKIQDRLKQICDSCNSKEKKLLFE